One Panicum virgatum strain AP13 chromosome 3N, P.virgatum_v5, whole genome shotgun sequence DNA segment encodes these proteins:
- the LOC120663753 gene encoding leucine-rich repeat receptor-like tyrosine-protein kinase PXC3 → MDMLGRRRYCPFASHGFLLLILLPSLFLFHHAPVAAGAGAPSSEPQLSSTQEAIMVNISSVVGNSRFNTTSNPCTWSGVTCTRSGSSLVVTNITLSNYGISDSSIFASICRIQTLQSLDLSRNSFTDLSTQFFPPSCSMKEDLRLLNLSTNQLRHPLSNLSGFRQLEVLDLSSNFFTSTNLSADLGSFPKLRSLNLSSNELNGNVPTSMVDSLVELVLSGNQLIGSIPSGLFRYENITLLDLSQNNLTGHVLNEFKSLAKLETVLLSGNKLSGEIPASLSNVATLSRFAANQNNFTGLIPSWITKHVRMLDLSYNNLNGTIPSDFLSHPGLQSVDLTSNQLEGPIPSYLSPSLYRLRLGGNRLRGNISNSICNGTELAYLELDNNQLTGNIPSELGKCSSLSLLSLASNKLNGSMPGTISKLQKLVVLKLQNNSLTGPIPDTFSAHLSILNLSQNSFSGGIPSGIFKLPKLSNLYLQDNKINGAIPISISSSKSLIELNLGDNALDGTIPTMPSTVSTSLLNLSHNFLTGPIPSSINSLSGLEILDLSHNKLSGEVPASLGSLPSLIQLVLSYNNLSGYLPRFGQNVEIDIKGNPDLVNGTGNNNSTSTTGKKNPHTVVIIIFTIAGALVGLCVLAVIVMMSLSKRIYRVEDEGLPAGESVPQIINGCLITMNSIHTSAIEFTKAMEALSNHQNIFLKTRFCTYYKAVMPNGSTYSVKKLNSSDKIFQIGNQEKFSREIEVLGKLTNSNVMVPLAYILTVDSAYLIYEHAYKGTVSDLLHGGKSDVIDWPSRYSIALGVAQGLTFLHGCTQPVLLLDLSTKTIHLKSTNEPQIGDIELYKIIDPSRSTGSFSTIAGTVGYIPPEYAYTMRLTMTGNVYSFGVILLELLTGKPSVSDGIELAKWALSLSARPDQWEQILDTRVSGTSIAVHSQMLSVLNIALACVAFSPDARPKMRNVLRMLFNSK, encoded by the exons ATGGACATGCTGGGGAGGAGGAGGTATTGTCCCTTCGCCAGCCATGGCTTCTTACTGCTAATACTTCTCCCCAGCTTGTTCTTGTTTCACCATGCGcccgtggccgccggcgccggtgctcCGTCTTCCGAACCACAGTTAAGCAGCACGCAGGAGGCCATTATGGTGAATATCTCGAGCGTTGTGGGTAACAGCAGGTTTAACACCACCTCCAATCCATGCACCTGGAGTGGAGTCACCTGCACGCGCTCCGGTTCCTCTTTGGTGGTGACCAATATCACCCTGTCCAACTATGGAATATCAGACTCCTCCATCTTCGCTTCCATTTGCCGTATTCAGACCTTGCAGTCCCTTGACCTCTCCAGAAATTCCTTCACGGATTTGTCCACCCAATTCTTCCCCCCTTCTTGTTCAATGAAGGAAGACTTGCGTCTCCTCAATCTCAGCACCAACCAGTTACGTCACCCGCTCAGTAATTTGTCGGGTTTTCGACAGCTGGAGGTTCTTGATTTATCCTCCAATTTTTTCACCAGTACAAATTTGAGTGCAGACTTGGGTTCTTTTCCCAAATTGAGAAGCTTGAACCTTAGTTCCAATGAGTTGAATGGTAATGTTCCTACCAGTATGGTCGACTCTTTGGTGGAGTTGGTGCTGTCTGGTAATCAATTGATTGGTTCAATTCCTTCTGGTTTGTTTAGATATGAAAATATTACTCTGCTGGATCTCAGCCAGAACAATCTAACTGGTCATGTCCTAAATGAGTTCAAGAGTCTTGCCAAGCTGGAGACTGTACTCCTTTCAGGAAATAAACTGAGTGGGGAAATACCAGCAAGTCTGTCGAATGTAGCGACGCTGTCTCGGTTTGCAGCTAACCAGAACAATTTTACTGGTCTAATCCCCAGCTGGATTACCAAACATGTCAGGATGTTGGATTTGAGCTATAACAATTTGAACGGGACGATCCCTTCAGATTTCCTTTCCCATCCTGGTTTGCAGAGTGTTGATCTGACCAGTAACCAGCTTGAAGGGCCTATTCCCAGCTACCTGTCTCCAAGCCTCTATCGCTTGAGGCTTGGTGGAAACAGGCTTCGTGGGAACATCTCAAACTCCATTTGTAATGGCACAGAATTGGCTTATCTTGAGTTGGATAACAACCAGTTGACAGGAAACATACCTTCAGAACTCGGTAAATGCAGCAGTTTGTCTTTGTTGAGTCTGGCTTCAAATAAGCTAAATGGTTCAATGCCTGGTACTATCAGTAAACTTCAGAAGCTGGTAGTTCTGAAGCTTCAAAACAACTCTCTCACTGGACCTATCCCAGATACATTTTCTGCACACCTGAGTATATTGAATCTTAGTCAGAATTCATTCAGTGGAGGGATACCAAGTGGAATTTTCAAGTTGCCAAAGCTTTCAAACTTGTATTTGCAAGACAACAAGATTAATGGTGCAATTCCAATCTCAATTAGTTCATCAAAGTCACTAATTGAGCTCAATCTTGGGGATAATGCTCTGGATGGTACCATCCCAACCATGCCAAGCACTGTGAGCACCTCTCTTCTGAATCTTAGTCATAACTTTCTTACTGGACCTATTCCTTCAAGCATCAACTCTTTAAGTGGACTAGAGATTCTTGATCTTTCACACAACAAGCTATCCGGTGAGGTGCCAGCTTCACTAGGGAGTCTTCCAAGCTTGATACAGTTGGTGCTTTCTTATAATAATCTTTCTGGATATCTACCTAGGTTCGGCCAAAATGTGGAAATCGATATAAAAGGGAATCCTGATCTTGTAAATGGTACTGGAAACAATAATAGCACTTCTACTACTGGTAAGAAAAACCCACACACtgttgtcatcatcatcttcactATTGCCGGTGCTCTTGTTGGATTATGCGTGCTTGCTGTTATTGTTATGATGTCATTGTCAAAGAGAATTTATCGTGTCGAAGATGAAGGATTACCAGCAGGGGAATCTGTACCACAAATAATCAATGGCTGCCTCATAACTATGAATAGCATCCATACCTCTGCAATTGAGTTCACAAAAGCAATGGAAGCTCTCTCCAACCACCAGAACATCTTTTTGAAGACCAGGTTCTGCACCTACTACAAGGCTGTAATGCCTAATGGCTCAACTTACTCCGTTAAAAAGCTTAACTCTAGTGACAAGATTTTCCAAATTGGGAACCAGGAAAAGTTTTCTCGGGAAATTGAGGTGCTAGGGAAACTGACCAATTCCAATGTCATGGTTCCATTAGCCTACATCTTGACTGTGGATTCAGCCTACCTTATCTATGAGCATGCATACAAGGGCACAGTGTCCGATTTACTCCATGGCGGAAAGTCTGATGTTATAGACTGGCCTTCACGATATAGTATTGCTTTGGGCGTGGCCCAAGGGCTGACATTTCTGCATGGATGCACTCAGCCAGTTTTGCTTCTTGATCTGTCAACAAAAACCATCCACTTGAAGTCAACAAATGAGCCTCAGATTGGAGATATCGAGCTTTACAAAATTATTGACCCTTCCAGGAGTACTGGAAGCTTTTCAACAATTGCTGGTACAGTTGGTTATATTCCACCAG AGTATGCATACACTATGAGGCTGACGATGACTGGCAACGTTTATAGCTTTGGAGTCATTTTACTGGAGCTGTTGACAGGGAAACCATCTGTTAGCGATGGAATTGAATTAGCTAAGTGGGCCCTCAGCCTTTCAGCCAGGCCTGACCAATGGGAGCAGATCCTTGACACCAGGGTCTCAGGAACTTCAATTGCGGTTCACAGCCAGATGTTGTCGGTCCTGAATATTGCTCTAGCTTGCGTTGCATTCTCTCCAGATGCTCGGCCAAAGATGCGGAACGTCTTGAGGATGCTCTTCAATTCAAAGTGA
- the LOC120663750 gene encoding uncharacterized protein LOC120663750 → MVSDRGEVDTSRAFRSVKEAVAVFGERILVKQAQIRPNGGGHGDCRVGREVNPWANDIAVAASNEKLERSDGFRASGLHPRESYSKQSVTFNAKQEGSSSNSNKTGSNGLPVPRPVSEDVPMYLVPTSPPFFASSPSLANDDDEEQERKEADLMVLGSIKKLEEEAARTRQEVSQLKRKLADMELSMATLNAKLHRALSKVAHMEADNAAAARASIERGRSGDMAVAVWAERRAPSRPQLGHLLRLGEADREAVVGGGGGRAVVAPARKVQKQKPIVPLVVPLINGVLFSKKRKTKDKESIYMKELYSLLRLS, encoded by the coding sequence ATGGTGTCGGACCGAGGAGAGGTCGACACCTCGCGCGCCTTCAGGTCCGTCAAGGAAGCGGTTGCTGTGTTTGGGGAGCGCATTCTCGTCAAGCAGGCACAGATCAGGCCCAATGGTGGTGGCCATGGCGACTGTCGTGTCGGCAGGGAGGTGAACCCCTGGGCAAATGACATTGCCGTTGCTGCTTCGAATGAGAAGCTTGAGCGTAGTGATGGCTTCAGGGCTTCTGGTCTTCACCCCAGGGAAAGCTACTCCAAGCAAAGTGTCACCTTCAATGCCAAGCAAGAagggagcagcagcaacagcaacaagaCTGGTTCAAACGGACTGCCGGTGCCAAGACCGGTTTCAGAAGATGTGCCAATGTACCTGGTGCCCACTTCGCCGCCTTTCTTCGCCTCATCACCATCGCTGGCGAACGACGATGACGAGGAGCAGGAGCGCAAGGAAGCCGACCTCATGGTCCTGGGCTCCATCAAGAAGCTGGAGGAAGAGGCGGCCAGGACAAGGCAGGAGGTGTCGCAGCTCAAGAGGAAGCTGGCCGACATGGAGCTGTCCATGGCGACGCTGAACGCGAAGCTCCACCGGGCGCTCTCGAAGGTGGCGCACATGGAGGCCgacaacgcggcggcggcgcgcgccagcATCGAGAGGGGCCGCAGCGGCGACATGGCGGTCGCGGTCTGGGCCGAGCGCCGCGCCCCCAGCAGGCCGCAGCTGGGCCACCTGCTGAGGCTCGGCGAGGCCGACAgggaggcggtggtgggcggcggcggcggccgggctgtagtggcgccggcgaggaaggtgCAGAAGCAGAAACCGATCGTGCCGCTGGTTGTTCCCCTCATCAATGGCGTGCTGTTCTCCAAGAAGAGGAAGACGAAGGACAAGGAGAGCATTTACATGAAGGAGCTTTACAGCTTGCTGAGGCTGAGTTGA
- the LOC120667022 gene encoding uncharacterized protein LOC120667022, producing the protein MAPRHFKIHHRDHLCGSSGDACRVQADDREHHHPDKQRHPRHQTSCYLFVKLQRSRRLQPAQCFASTTPRSHETRRRAEARPGAATTSTTTSGSQAGDRRRRREPGNDAEAENGKHTVAAAPRARVTSPRPRLVPCLALTLTFDELYDDETFLTAPDAERNTELMLENINDQQQEFEEEPSQFSSLPKDAGFRCWFFLGLAPSQLYVGMVRHTTAGWKSYISICFRCRLYML; encoded by the exons ATGG CACCACGCCACTTCAAAATCCACCACCGGGACCACCTCTGCGGCTCTTCTGGAGATGCTTGCCGTGTTCAAGCTGACGACAGAGAACATCACCACCCTGACAAGCAGCGGCATCCACGGCACCAAACGAGCTGCTACCTCTTCGTCAAGCTGCAGCGGTCGAGACGCCTACAACCTGCTCAATGTTTTGCTTCAACAACGCCACGGAGCCACGAGACACGACGCCGAGCTGAAGCCAGGCCGGGAGCTGCAACGACGTCGACGACCACGAGCGGGAGCCAAGCCGGAgatcgacgccgacgccgcgagCCGGGGAACGACGCCGAAGCCGAGAACGGCAAGCACACGGTCGCCGCGGCACCACGAGCCCGCGTCACCTCACCACGGCCCCGCCTTGTTCCATGCCTCGCTTTGACCTTGACCTTCGACGAGCTCTATG ACGACGAGACGTTCCTAACTGCGCCGGATGCCGAGCGAAACACGGAGCTAATGCTCGAGAATATAAACGACCAGCAACAAG AGTTCGAAGAAGAGCCGTCTCAGTTCAGTTCCTTGCCGAAGGATGCGGGTTTTCGATGTTGGTTCTTTCTAGGACTAGCTCCCAGTCAGTTGTATGTGGGAATGGTGAGGCACACTACTGCAGGATGGAAGTCCTATATTTCTATTTGCTTCCGCTGCAGATTATATATGCTCTGA
- the LOC120663751 gene encoding uncharacterized protein LOC120663751 — MGGPPQRQQPDQARPAGSACVWVVAVLLLLAVLAGGGCLVLYLTLPPADVPPWLPAAGLALVALPWAFWIATCAYRCCCSSDAAAPAPASNVDRQASSRMAVAPAPSGTSLKGARSARHAADGRSPTASSAARRVRFGETTVLGEDRAAAGDKDDDGSSVHSNESEAAPLAYNMQPSS; from the coding sequence ATGGGCGGCCCTCCGCAGAGGCAGCAGCCGGATcaggcgcggccggcggggagcgcgtgcgtgtgggtggtggcggtgctcctcctcctcgccgtgcTTGCCGGCGGCGGTTGCCTGGTGCTCTACCTCACGCTGCCCCCGGCCGACGTGCCGCCCtggctgccggccgccggcctcgcgcTCGTCGCGCTGCCCTGGGCGTTCTGGATCGCCACGTGCGCGTACCGGTGCTGCTGCTCttcggacgcggcggcgccggcgccggcgagcaacGTGGATCGGCAGGCGTCGTCGCGGATGGccgtggcgccggcgccgagcggCACGAGCCTCAAGGGCGCGCGCAGCGCGAGGCACGCCGCCGACGGGAGGTCCCCCACCGCCAGCAGCGCGGCGCGCCGGGTGCGGTTCGGCGAGACCACCGTGCTCGGGGaggaccgcgccgccgcgggggacaAGGACGACGACGGCTCGTCGGTGCACTCGAACGAGAGCGAGGCGGCGCCCCTCGCCTACAATATGCAACCCTCGTCGTGA
- the LOC120663749 gene encoding dihydrolipoyllysine-residue acetyltransferase component 5 of pyruvate dehydrogenase complex, chloroplastic-like, translating to MTGLLHLHSTLLPSASALRRRAGAPAPSSSRRRCRVEAKIREIFMPALSSTMTEGKIVSWTAAEGDRLAKGDPVVVVESDKADMDVETFHDGFLAAVLVPAGESAPVGSAIALLAESEEEIPAAQSQAASFSSSGAAASPPPPQETAAQEASPPTPPPPSPAPIAVSAPAPPSPAAQGGARVVASPYAKKLAQDLGVDLFSVTGSGPGGRIVAKDVEAALAAPKKAVPVAAARPDVPLGSTVPFTTMQGAVSKNMVESLAVPTFRVGYTITTDALDQLYKKIKLKGVTMTALLAKATAMALVQHPVVNSSCRDGKSFTYSSSINIAVAVAIDGGLITPVLQDADKVDIYSLSRKWKELVDKARAKQLQPHEYNSGTFTLSNLGMFGVDRFDAILPPGTGAIMAVGASQPTVVGTKDGRIGIKNQMQVNVTADHRVIYGADLAAFLQTLSKIIEDPKDLTF from the exons ATGAccggcctcctccacctccactcCACGCTGCTTCCCTCGGCGtccgcgctccgccgccgcgctggcgcGCCAGCGCCCTCCTCGTCCCGTCGCCGATGCCGGGTGGAGGCTAAGATCCGGGAGATTTTTATGCCGGCGCTCAGCTCCACCATGACCGAGGGCAAGATCGTCTCCTGGACCGCCGCCGAGGGCGACCGCCTCGCCAAGGGCGACCCCGTCGTCGTAGTCGAGTCCGACAAGGCAGACATGGACGTCGAGACCTTCCACGACggtttcctcgccgccgtcctcgtgcCCGCCGGTGAGTCCGCGCCCGTTGGCTCCGCCATCGCGCTCCTCGCCGAGTCCGAGGAGGAGATCCCGGCCGCCCAGTCACAGGCCGCCTCCTtttcctcctccggcgccgcagcctcacctcctccaccgcaagAAACCGCCGCCCAAGAAGCTTCCCCTCCCACGCCACCGCCTCCTTCCCCAGCACCGATCGCAGTCTCTGCTcccgcgccgccctcgccggcagCACAAGGCGGTGCGCGCGTGGTTGCGTCACCCTACGCAAAGAAGCTGGCCCAGGACCTCGGCGTCGATCTTTTCTCTGTCACGGGGTCAGGCCCAGGTGGGCGAATTGTGGCCAAGGATGTTGAGGCCGCGCTTGCTGCACCCAAGAAGGCGGTGCCAGTGGCTGCTGCACGGCCGGATGTGCCATTGGGCTCCACAGTGCCATTCACGACAATGCAGGGTGCTGTGAGCAAGAATATGGTGGAGAGCCTTGCCGTCCCGACATTCAGAGTTGGGTACACCATCACGACTGATGCTCTTGATCAGCTCTACAAGAAA ATTAAGTTGAAGGGGGTAACAATGACAGCACTATTGGCTAAGGCGACTGCAATGGCGCTAGTTCAGCATCCTGTGGTGAACTCCAGCTGCAGGGATGGGAAGAGCTTCACATACAGCAGTAGCATCAACATTGCTGTGGCAGTGGCCATAGATGGTGGGCTGATTACGCCGGTGCTTCAGGATGCCGATAAG GTTGACATTTATTCGCTGTCAAGGAAATGGAAGGAGTTGGTAGATAAGGCGCGAGCAAAGCAGCTGCAGCCCCATGAGTATAACTCAG GCACATTTACTCTTTCAAATCTTGGCATGTTTGGAGTTGATAGATTTGATGCAATCTTGCCACCTGGAACT GGAGCAATCATGGCCGTTGGAGCATCACAACCAACTGTTGTTGGTACAAAAGATGGTAGAATTGGGATCAAGAACCAAATGCAG GTCAATGTTACCGCTGATCATCGGGTTATTTATGGAGCTGATCTTGCCGCTTTTCTGCAAACACTCTCCAAGATTATTGAGGATCCTAAGGACCTTACGTTTTAG